The following proteins are encoded in a genomic region of Cryptomeria japonica chromosome 11, Sugi_1.0, whole genome shotgun sequence:
- the LOC131860196 gene encoding uncharacterized protein LOC131860196 encodes MKISSWNARGLSAPDKRHLVKRPLTKMNSDVFLLQEMKIKVEKVDEFKKYCCKWGGHFQYAIGSMGGLGILWKPDSIEVRCISSYDFWMACSIKCKRTNLCFPLFNIYGPIRTEDKLRVWNEITIQANLGELGKVIMAGDFNAILDFNDKVGGLRKPTKVMEDFREFVYNCRLVDVIPKNGKFTWNNRRLKFSNILERLDMFFVGEWWMLSNHTLKTSIEPHCGLDLSQLHLQFPMNKLAAKAISNF; translated from the coding sequence ATGAAGATATCTTCATGGAATGCCAGGGGCCTCTCTGCCCCAGACAAAAGACACTTGGTCAAAAGACCTTTGACCAAGATGAATTCTGATGTGTTTTTACTGCAAGAAATGAAGATAAAAGTTGAAAAGGTGGATGAGTTTAAGAAGTATTGCTGCAAATGGGGAGGTCATTTCCAATATGCCATAGGATCTATGGGTGGTCTTGGGATCCTTTGGAAGCCGGACAGTATTGAGGTTAGATGTATTTCATCCTATGATTTTTGGATGGCCTGCTCCATCAAATGTAAAAGGACCAATTTGTGTTTCCCACTCTTCAACATCTATGGTCCTATAAGGACTGAAGATAAGCTAAGGGTTTGGAATGAAATTACCATACAAGCTAATCTAGGTGAATTAGGGAAGGTTATTATGGCTGGAGACTTTAATGCCATATTAGATTTCAATGATAAAGTTGGAGGGCTAAGAAAGCCTACTAAAGTCATGGAGGACTTTAGGGAGTTTGTGTACAATTGCAGGCTCGTTGATGTTATTCCCAAAAATGGGAAATTCACTTGGAACAACCGTAGACTGAAATTTTCCAATATTTTAGAACGACTTGACATGTTTTTTGTGGGAGAGTGGTGGATGTTGAGTAACCACACCCTTAAAACATCAATCGAACCTCATTGTGGCTTGGATCTTTCCCAATTACACTTGCAATTTCCCATGAACAAGTTGGCTGCAAAAGCTATTTCAAATTTCTAA